GGTGATCCTTTCGATGAAGATCTTTGGGATGAGATCAAGATAAACGACTTAGTCTTCAAAGGAGTTAGGCTATGTTACCGCTGCAAGGTGAATAATGTGATATATGAACAAGTAAACTACACTTTGATTCTTTAATTTGAAGAATGTTTCTAACTGTTTTTCTCTTTCAGATAACAACTATGGATCAAGACACCGGGGTTCCTTCGACTGAACCAATCCAAACTCTTAGGAAATTCAGATCAGACACACTCCTAATGCCAGACAAGAAATCTCAGAGAAAGGTCAGTTATTTGAGACCTCTAATAAAAGGATTTCAAGCTCTTCTTGATGCAGCAAATGATATCGGTTTTGGTTTATGACAGGTTTTCTTTGGTAAGGAGATGGTTTGGAATTGGAACATATACAACAGGCAAGGCAAAGGCAAGAAGACAATCAAAGTTGGTGATTCCATCTCTATCCTAAGTAAGATCTCTTCCATAACTGAAGCAGCTACTTAAAAgtcataaaatataaacatatgttGTGTTGAGTGATAATCATCTGAAAataaagtagagagagatacttTCTTAATCATGTAAACTATTATAAACTTCACCTTGTTGGAAGTATTATTTGGTTTGAATAGTTTTAATTGTTTCTTGCCTTTGAAACTCTTTTTACTCattacaagaagaagaaagagccAAAATGTGCAATACTACAATACATTAGATTCCTTAGAGGTCTCTTGATTAACATTTCAACTTATCAGACTCCAAGAGCTGTTGAACAGCAACTAAATTAGGAAGCACAACAGCTCCAGCTTCTCTCCAGTCTTTAGCAGCTTCTGTCTCAAACCTATCAAGCAACAAAGCATGCATCCCAATACTCTTCGCCGAGACATAATCTTTACGCATACTGTCTCCAATATGCAGAACCTGTTCAGGCGCAATGTTGTTCCCCGCTCTCTCTAACGCCAACTTGTATATCCTCGGATCTGGCTTCTCTATCCCTTCCATACCAGAGAACACACCAAAGTCCCACTCTCCCTAAATACCAGATCAACCAAAACATGAGTCAACTTTTGAAACACAATGAGTTCTGTTCATTAGCGAGACTATTCAGTACCTTGTTCAAACCCAAGGCAGGTAAAATAACTTCTTGATATCGATACTCCGCATTGCTAACAAGTCCAACAATCAGCCCTTTCTCCCGTGCCCATCTCAAGAAAGGTCGAGAATCTTGAAACACAGAGTAAGGTGCAGCAGAACCAAACGTCGAATAGATTCTTCTAAACACTTTCTCAAACGTTTCCTCATCATAGTCATACCCTGCCTAATCATAACCAAACCCCTTAACCTCAAAGTAACCAACACACATAAGGAGATTAAAGAATCAAATTCAAATATACCTTGACGAATGAATCTCTCACGCAGGTTTTCCACCAAGCAATGTTTGGCATTTTGGAGAAACCGAAACAAGGATACTTTTGAGCCATGTCTGTATAAGCAATTTTGAAACCTTCATGGACTCGTGTATAATCAGGACAAGGCAAGCCAACGGCTTTAGCAGCCATACAATAGTAATCACCAAGCTCTCCTTTGTATGCAATGAGTGTACCAGTTACATCTACTGTGATACACCGTAGCTTCGACAAAAGCGACATCGTTTTGGGGAAGATTCTTTTAACACAAAGCTGCACAATAAACCACCAAAGATGATCACTTTGCTAACATACAGATGCGAAATGAAGATCCTTTTTGGCTAATTAATAACACAGAGCAAATAAATGATCAATCTAATATCATTAGTAGAATCTTATCATGGTACGGACATAAAGACGAAGGCTTTATACAAAAAAGCACGAAACTTTCGTAGAGAGAGAGGTTTGAGGTACCCAGAAGCTGAGAATCGAGAAGTGTTTCACATGGAAGACATTGGTTTCTTCTTCAATTGGGTTGTTATCTACTGGAAATGAGATCAGGAAGAAGGGTCTGTCTTTGTTTTATACACACGAGGTTTAATCTATTACAAGAACAATAAATAAAGTTGAATCTATACGTGTTTACGTGTGATTGCGCACACAGACAAAATCGACAAAGCTAATTGGATTTTAAACCACAATTAATATTCTTTTGGTGCGAGATAAGATTTCTTGATAAGTcggattatatatttatagactTTAAAAGGTTTATTGATTGCTTATTTTGAGGGCGAGTTCGAGGATGTTTTCGTAATTTATCTGGAGAGAAATTAATCCATTGGATTGGCGTGATAGTGGCCTGCTGTATTGTTTAAACCCGAAACCGGTTTTACGTTTTCGATATTTTATCTGCCCATtcatttactctttttttttttggtaaaatcatttacattttctattattaaatgaatttaacTGTACTTTTATTATTAAAGACCTAATTGATGAGAAACAATCTGCAGTATTAGCTCTTGATCCACCATAAGTTGTTGGAACATATATGTAAAAGAAGGGAAGGCATCTTTATTGGTAAGAAAAAGGTTAACGACCTATTTCCACACCAGCACTATCGTATAGTAACAGATCCATACAAACTTTACACCTAGTCTCAATTCCACACAATTTAAGTATGTAAACCTATTTCTCCCCAAACCGAAAGTTCAAAACCCAAGTCCCCCTGAAGTTTGAAGAAAAACTAATACCGACAAATCCTGGTTTAAAGTAGgtttagtattttttgttttaaaactaaACCAATGACTAACCTAATTAAACCCAACATGACCCGATTACGATCTAATTAGAGAATTAAACCGGATTAACCCAAAATTAAAATCCCAAGCCCTAAATCTCCAAATCagaaaatctctctctctctctctctcgagagagagagagaagagagagagagagagatcgagagagagagatcgatctctctctctctagaagatctctatctctctctatctctctctctctatctctactagctctctctctctctctctctctctctctctctctctctctctctctctctctctctctctctctctctctctctctctctctctctctctctctctctctctctctctctctctctctcttgattatgtctattttttaattttttttttccagaaatcAACACATGGATGATTCATGGACCCATGTTAACGTGGAATGGAATGAGCTTCCAGACTCATTACTCATAGTCTCAGGGTGTGTGGGAAAGGGAAATGGATGAGAAGGTTTTGATTTTTCAATTTAGGGTTCTtaagaaaattgaaattgatttgggatttttttaacCTTTAGTAGATGTCGGGTCGGGTACGTAGTTAGATAGGAGGGTTGGGTCGGGTTTTAAAACTGGTTCCGTCCTCTGTTTACGTGTGGTTTAGGTTCTAAACAGTTAAAACCAACTCAAATATTCGTCCGGGGGGAATCGGGGTTCGAACTTTAGTTTTGGGGAAAAATAGGTTTATTTACTTAAATTGTGTGGAATTGAGACTAGATGTAAAGTTTGTGTGGTTATGTTACTATACGATAGTTCTGGTGTGAAAATATGTAGTTAACCCGCAAGAAAATAAGAGAACCTTGTTTAGATGATACTTTGGAATTAACGATAATACAATCTTTCTTTTggtgaataataaaaaaagaaagtcaTACCATGAAAGTAGAATGTACGTAGTTAAGTAGGGTGTTTGAATGCGTTTCCCAGATTCATTGAACATATATCTAAATAATTCTTGGTTTTTGAATTACTTTTtcatactctctccgtttcaatatagatgatgttttagaaggaTTATTCTGTTTcaatttacatgaagttttgagattttaatgttaactttaattttattggaaactgttcaaccaattagattttaccgtcatttttataattggttaactgattttaaaattatatctttaaaatgtttttttaagaaaaaagtaATTTTCTTGATCGTTGTGCAATAAGGCAAAACATCAACaattatgaaacggagggagtagttcTAACCTAACCTTTTTCTAGAATTTtgaatatatctatattataatagttgagTTTTCGCTCACTCCTCAGCGCACCACGTCAGCGTTTTGTGGgctccacttttaaaaagtgtgaaaaagtgtcacACCCATGGCTCGAACCCAGGTTATTGAGATaaaaacaccaacatttataccactaagctaaatgatactttgtacattgatggtcgaacctaatatatatttatgaagatcgaaagcccttgcttcttcggcttcctctgagggtcgggcctacaagtgtattatgggtttcatttttaaatggtattcatcacgttatatgaaaaaagagctcaagtttgcaacaattatagttttcctatattgtaaactgttgtcgtttaacatgagtttgggttattttcatcattgtctcaaacaagtctgagttacagaatTGCGCcatgtgtctgttcgtaatttattttttcaccggtgaactcttcatgtccacatcttaaatcgcttgatcataaatgttcctgatttgtagcccctatataaaccctatatatat
This genomic stretch from Brassica napus cultivar Da-Ae chromosome C9, Da-Ae, whole genome shotgun sequence harbors:
- the LOC106382115 gene encoding haloacid dehalogenase-like hydrolase domain-containing protein 3 translates to MSLLSKLRCITVDVTGTLIAYKGELGDYYCMAAKAVGLPCPDYTRVHEGFKIAYTDMAQKYPCFGFSKMPNIAWWKTCVRDSFVKAGYDYDEETFEKVFRRIYSTFGSAAPYSVFQDSRPFLRWAREKGLIVGLVSNAEYRYQEVILPALGLNKGEWDFGVFSGMEGIEKPDPRIYKLALERAGNNIAPEQVLHIGDSMRKDYVSAKSIGMHALLLDRFETEAAKDWREAGAVVLPNLVAVQQLLESDKLKC